In the genome of Tannockella kyphosi, one region contains:
- a CDS encoding PDDEXK nuclease domain-containing protein has translation MELEKEIVNDIRNIVYQARNKVYQVTNNTMVQSYYEIGRTIVEKQGGMEKAEYGSELIKTISKELSAEFGRGFTTTNLKNMRTFYLTFQKGHALRDELSWTHYRLLMRVENKKARNFYEEECVNSNWSTRQLERQIHSFYYERLLSSKDGKSTKDKSIGEDDILKSPSDIIKDPYVLEFLGLPDQASFSEKELESALISHLQKFLLELGRGFSFIARQKRITFDGRHFYIDLLFYNYLLKCFVIIDLKIGDLTHQDLGQMQMYVNYYEEKVSSKEDNPPIGIVLCVDKSESLVKYTLPKNSNVYASRYKLYLPSEEELRIELHKEYNLLELEKRIGNK, from the coding sequence ATGGAATTAGAAAAAGAGATTGTAAATGATATAAGAAATATCGTCTATCAAGCTAGAAATAAAGTATATCAAGTAACTAATAATACAATGGTACAATCGTATTATGAAATTGGTAGAACAATAGTAGAAAAACAAGGTGGTATGGAAAAAGCAGAATATGGGAGTGAGCTTATTAAAACTATTTCAAAAGAATTGTCTGCAGAGTTTGGAAGAGGATTTACAACTACTAATTTGAAAAATATGCGTACATTTTATTTAACATTTCAAAAAGGTCACGCACTGCGTGACGAATTGAGTTGGACTCATTATCGTTTGTTAATGAGAGTAGAAAATAAAAAAGCTAGAAATTTTTATGAAGAAGAATGTGTAAATTCTAACTGGAGTACTAGGCAACTAGAAAGACAAATTCATTCTTTTTATTATGAAAGGTTATTATCTAGTAAAGATGGAAAAAGTACGAAAGATAAATCAATAGGTGAAGATGACATATTAAAATCACCAAGTGATATTATTAAAGATCCTTATGTATTAGAGTTTTTAGGACTTCCAGATCAGGCATCTTTTAGTGAAAAAGAATTAGAAAGTGCTTTGATCTCTCATTTACAAAAATTCTTATTAGAATTAGGAAGAGGTTTTTCTTTTATAGCAAGACAAAAAAGAATTACTTTTGATGGTAGACATTTTTATATAGACTTACTCTTTTATAATTACTTATTGAAATGTTTTGTTATTATTGATTTAAAAATAGGGGACTTAACGCATCAAGACTTAGGACAAATGCAAATGTATGTAAACTACTATGAAGAAAAAGTAAGTAGTAAAGAAGATAATCCACCTATTGGTATTGTTTTATGTGTAGATAAAAGTGAAAGCTTAGTAAAATATACGTTACCTAAAAATAGTAACGTATATGCATCTAGATATAAACTATACTTACCTAGTGAAGAAGAATTAAGAATAGAACTTCATAAAGAATATAATTTGTTAGAATTAGAAAAAAGAATTGGTAATAAGTGA
- a CDS encoding ParB/RepB/Spo0J family partition protein, whose protein sequence is MKSSVKNINLKSVDDIFSTEETRQDQYKEKVVQIPLNELYPFKDHPFKVLDDDKMIDTVLSVKSYGVLIPAIARPRDEGGYELVAGHRRHRASELAELDTMPVLVRDLDDEEATIIMVDSNLQRENILPSERAFAFKMKMEAMKKQGERKDLTSSQIGTKLQRADEVIAEDAGTSRNQVQRYIRLTELIPELLSMVDEKKMGMTPAVELSFLKQEEQVVFLDVLDSEQAIPSLSQAQRIKKLSVDGNCDFDTMSAIMGEEKKSEIGKVSFSTDKLKKYFPKSYTPQKMQDTIIKLLEGWHKKKQQNQER, encoded by the coding sequence TTGAAAAGCTCCGTCAAAAACATAAATCTGAAATCGGTAGATGATATTTTTTCAACCGAAGAAACAAGACAAGACCAATACAAAGAAAAGGTCGTACAAATTCCTTTGAATGAACTGTATCCATTTAAAGACCACCCTTTCAAAGTCCTTGATGATGATAAAATGATTGATACAGTTTTAAGTGTAAAGTCATATGGTGTACTTATTCCTGCAATCGCTAGACCTCGTGATGAGGGTGGATATGAGCTTGTAGCAGGTCATAGACGACATAGAGCAAGTGAACTCGCTGAACTTGATACAATGCCCGTACTTGTGCGTGATTTAGATGATGAAGAAGCAACGATTATTATGGTTGATAGTAATTTACAACGAGAAAACATTCTACCAAGTGAGCGAGCTTTTGCATTTAAAATGAAAATGGAAGCTATGAAAAAGCAGGGCGAAAGAAAAGATTTAACTTCGTCCCAAATTGGGACGAAGTTGCAAAGAGCTGATGAAGTGATTGCAGAAGATGCAGGCACAAGTCGAAATCAAGTGCAAAGATACATTAGATTGACAGAACTTATTCCCGAATTACTCTCGATGGTAGATGAAAAGAAAATGGGTATGACACCTGCTGTTGAACTATCATTTTTGAAACAAGAAGAACAAGTGGTGTTCCTTGATGTTTTAGATAGTGAACAAGCTATCCCCTCTTTATCTCAAGCACAGAGAATTAAAAAGTTAAGTGTTGATGGAAATTGTGACTTTGATACTATGAGTGCCATTATGGGTGAAGAAAAGAAATCAGAAATCGGCAAAGTAAGTTTTTCAACTGACAAACTGAAAAAATACTTTCCTAAGTCTTATACACCACAAAAAATGCAAGATACAATCATCAAATTACTTGAAGGTTGGCACAAGAAAAAGCAGCAAAATCAAGAAAGGTAG
- a CDS encoding acyl-CoA thioester hydrolase/BAAT C-terminal domain-containing protein, translated as MENKHFLYNGNLHPSNNKHTAMIIVTGSDGGHTWANEIAETFASQGITCYSISYWKDKNLPHTLSLIPLEIIKDASIYLKDQGYEKIGIYGISKGAELALVSASCFSEIEFVIAVSPACLVFEGIRKPRYSNTSSWTLNDQPLPYASFQDVDVNMFKNIFKYHEFGFRKQYIEVLEKNKCEENTIKVENINGPILLLSAKNDAQWCSEIMSDHIIKRLKEKCFPFFYKHENYEIASHILCPVDTFSKKVYKVERKFPLECEYSRKRAFEETLNFLKEHI; from the coding sequence ATGGAAAATAAGCATTTCTTGTACAATGGGAATTTACATCCATCAAATAATAAACACACAGCAATGATTATTGTAACAGGCAGTGATGGTGGTCATACATGGGCAAATGAAATTGCTGAAACGTTTGCATCACAAGGAATTACCTGCTATTCTATCAGCTATTGGAAAGATAAAAATTTACCACATACCCTGTCTCTTATTCCTCTAGAAATCATAAAAGATGCTAGTATATATTTGAAGGATCAAGGATATGAAAAAATTGGTATTTATGGAATATCCAAGGGAGCTGAACTTGCCCTTGTATCTGCAAGTTGCTTTTCTGAAATTGAATTTGTTATAGCTGTTTCTCCTGCTTGCCTTGTATTTGAGGGTATCCGTAAACCACGTTATAGTAACACTTCCAGTTGGACTTTAAATGATCAACCTCTTCCTTATGCAAGCTTTCAAGATGTAGATGTAAATATGTTTAAAAACATTTTCAAATATCATGAATTTGGGTTCAGAAAACAATATATTGAAGTTTTGGAAAAAAATAAATGCGAAGAAAATACTATTAAAGTAGAAAATATCAATGGTCCGATATTATTATTGTCTGCAAAAAATGATGCCCAATGGTGTAGCGAAATCATGAGTGACCATATTATAAAAAGATTGAAAGAAAAATGTTTTCCGTTTTTTTATAAACATGAAAATTATGAAATTGCAAGTCATATTTTATGCCCAGTAGATACTTTTTCAAAAAAGGTGTATAAAGTGGAACGAAAATTTCCACTTGAGTGTGAATATTCTAGAAAACGAGCATTTGAAGAAACATTAAACTTTCTGAAAGAACACATCTGA
- a CDS encoding RNA 2'-phosphotransferase: MNLNDHEVINFGGFKDDDFECSYIETAFVISVLLERENKNIVIKKGIEDMDYHKTGKLLSLVLRHKPESIGLSLDENGWADVKELIVLINKNNNSMVSLEDLLYIVTIDNKQRYSFNKDKTKIRANQGHSLQVDVELKEMIPPDILYHGSATKYEESIQKEGLLSKTRLYVHLSKDVDTAIIVGKRHGEVIVYEVDCKKMINDHYVFYLSVNNVWLIKEVPVKYLKKIV; the protein is encoded by the coding sequence ATGAATTTAAATGATCATGAAGTGATTAATTTTGGGGGATTTAAAGATGATGATTTTGAATGTTCCTATATCGAAACAGCATTTGTTATATCGGTTTTATTAGAAAGAGAGAATAAAAACATAGTTATAAAGAAAGGAATAGAAGATATGGATTATCATAAAACAGGTAAACTCTTATCTTTGGTTTTACGTCATAAACCTGAAAGTATAGGATTATCTTTAGATGAAAATGGATGGGCTGATGTAAAGGAATTAATAGTATTAATCAATAAAAATAACAATAGTATGGTAAGTCTAGAAGACTTACTATACATTGTTACTATTGATAATAAGCAAAGATATTCATTCAATAAAGATAAAACAAAAATTCGTGCAAATCAAGGACATTCATTACAAGTAGATGTCGAATTAAAAGAAATGATTCCTCCAGATATCTTATATCATGGTAGTGCTACGAAATATGAAGAATCTATTCAAAAAGAGGGACTCCTATCTAAAACAAGACTTTATGTTCATTTATCAAAAGATGTAGATACTGCAATTATTGTAGGGAAAAGACATGGAGAAGTTATTGTTTATGAAGTAGATTGTAAAAAGATGATTAATGATCACTATGTATTCTATCTATCTGTTAATAATGTTTGGCTTATAAAAGAAGTACCAGTAAAATATTTAAAAAAGATAGTATGA
- a CDS encoding DUF3846 domain-containing protein codes for MKEFDITITETLEKVVTVKAESQEEAEDLVHDQWSQSIHVLDADNFTGATIKTSATREIEEVSKLTVLLIEPMKPPSVVEISSDLDSLQKAVGGYIETAHFFNDPIEIVCNEEGKINSLPLNRAIYNEQGDMVEILAGSFLIVGDGEEDFESLSPEMIDKYSKVFEKPEKFFKLAGAVVVQKLEPLKEKDATEKTQMER; via the coding sequence ATGAAAGAATTTGATATTACAATTACTGAAACACTTGAAAAAGTAGTAACAGTGAAAGCAGAAAGCCAAGAAGAAGCCGAGGACTTAGTCCATGACCAGTGGTCGCAAAGTATCCATGTATTAGATGCTGATAACTTTACTGGAGCAACTATTAAAACATCGGCAACACGAGAAATTGAAGAAGTTTCAAAATTAACAGTTTTACTTATCGAGCCAATGAAACCACCTTCAGTAGTAGAGATTTCAAGTGACTTAGACAGCTTGCAAAAGGCTGTTGGTGGCTATATTGAAACTGCCCATTTCTTTAATGATCCGATTGAGATTGTTTGTAACGAAGAAGGCAAAATTAACAGTCTACCATTAAATCGTGCAATTTATAATGAGCAAGGCGATATGGTAGAAATTTTAGCAGGCTCATTTTTAATTGTTGGTGATGGTGAAGAAGATTTTGAAAGTCTTTCTCCAGAAATGATTGATAAGTATTCTAAGGTTTTTGAAAAACCCGAAAAATTCTTTAAATTAGCAGGAGCTGTTGTCGTACAAAAACTCGAGCCTTTGAAAGAAAAAGATGCAACTGAAAAAACACAAATGGAGAGATGA
- a CDS encoding DUF6796 family protein produces the protein MELNLIYSIAGLLGGIVCAIGDMLLDLKGKDNVKVNGSLFIESNWIKMATVRFKISIILGFFGSFMCSLGIYSLARQIYTQNERLGEVLFIVTILLAMTGFFVHTLCCILPVIYKSVIKGGNFEIANNTVDALFDAVKILFFPLYVFILLVPTGITIYCIVSGMLNVPNWCMLLNPIVFLIIGVLLRKVSPKYFYELPGICMPSLGIGMFGLIGIISLL, from the coding sequence ATGGAATTAAATTTAATATATTCAATTGCTGGTTTATTAGGTGGAATCGTTTGTGCGATTGGTGATATGTTGCTAGATTTGAAAGGCAAAGATAATGTGAAAGTAAATGGTTCATTATTTATTGAGTCAAATTGGATTAAAATGGCAACAGTGAGATTTAAAATTTCTATTATTTTAGGATTCTTTGGTTCTTTTATGTGTAGTTTAGGAATTTATTCTTTAGCAAGACAAATTTATACACAAAATGAAAGATTAGGTGAAGTTTTATTTATTGTTACAATTCTTCTAGCAATGACAGGATTTTTCGTACATACTCTATGTTGTATTTTACCAGTTATTTATAAATCAGTGATAAAAGGAGGTAATTTTGAAATTGCTAATAATACAGTTGATGCACTTTTTGATGCTGTAAAAATACTGTTCTTTCCATTATATGTGTTTATACTCCTTGTACCAACAGGCATTACTATTTATTGTATAGTAAGTGGAATGCTGAATGTACCAAATTGGTGTATGCTTTTAAATCCTATTGTATTTTTAATCATAGGAGTATTGTTAAGGAAAGTAAGTCCAAAATATTTTTATGAACTTCCAGGAATTTGTATGCCAAGTTTAGGGATTGGGATGTTTGGACTAATAGGAATAATCAGTTTACTTTAA
- a CDS encoding pentapeptide repeat-containing protein, whose product MKENFIWKDPQLHKDILEMEDIVTENTEDEIYNLIIKNVEKIGDDFYKYEFVKVHFLNCKFEEVSFEKCWFKEIIFENCQFNHCSFKNTDLQIVKQINSLHRNTDFSDSTFHFVHFLECNMKYSNFNDCKINGFKSDKSDFNSTFFANSTIVHASLKKTSFCLADFFLTPLNKIDFSDSDIEGIVISENKSELKGIIVNSYQALELARMFGIIIK is encoded by the coding sequence ATGAAAGAAAATTTTATATGGAAAGATCCACAATTGCATAAAGATATATTAGAGATGGAGGATATTGTTACTGAAAATACAGAAGATGAAATATACAATCTGATTATAAAAAATGTAGAAAAAATAGGTGATGATTTTTATAAATATGAATTTGTTAAAGTACATTTTTTAAATTGTAAATTTGAGGAAGTATCATTTGAAAAGTGTTGGTTTAAAGAAATTATATTTGAAAACTGTCAGTTTAATCATTGTAGTTTCAAAAATACTGATTTACAAATCGTAAAACAAATAAATTCTTTGCATAGAAATACTGATTTTTCAGATAGTACTTTTCATTTTGTCCATTTTCTAGAATGCAATATGAAATATTCGAATTTTAATGATTGTAAAATTAATGGGTTTAAAAGTGATAAAAGTGATTTTAATAGTACCTTTTTTGCTAACAGTACAATAGTTCACGCAAGTCTTAAAAAAACTTCTTTTTGTTTAGCTGATTTCTTTTTGACACCTTTAAATAAGATAGATTTTAGTGATTCTGATATAGAAGGCATTGTTATATCTGAAAATAAAAGTGAACTAAAAGGCATTATAGTTAATAGTTATCAAGCACTTGAGTTAGCTCGCATGTTTGGTATTATCATAAAATGA
- a CDS encoding DUF6017 domain-containing protein, protein MAVFRVEKTKNYTVMANHHLQNKELSLKAKGLLSMLLSLPDTWEHSIAGYAVICRDGVDGVSSTIKELEKNGYIIRTRLRNDKGHFTDTEYTILELPQSIPKEENPKPEKPILENPILDKPQMDKPKLAEPILENPLQLNTKQLNTKELNTKELNTKELNTNVLNPYLINQKIQGYEMIGFDSYDELKSVVYENIEYEHFRKYGKISEVERIKEIADIIIETLCSTKPTINVAGEDYPSQLVKDKMLKISSSHIEYVFECMKANPSEIRNIKRYLLATLFNAPSTMDNYYTAKVNHDFNY, encoded by the coding sequence ATGGCAGTTTTTAGAGTTGAGAAAACCAAAAACTACACTGTTATGGCAAACCACCATTTGCAAAACAAAGAATTATCTTTAAAGGCAAAAGGGTTACTATCCATGTTGTTATCACTTCCCGATACTTGGGAACATAGTATTGCAGGATACGCAGTTATTTGTCGTGATGGTGTAGATGGGGTTAGTAGTACAATCAAGGAACTCGAAAAAAATGGATACATTATTAGAACAAGACTTAGAAATGATAAAGGTCATTTTACTGATACCGAGTATACCATTTTAGAACTTCCACAGAGTATACCAAAAGAGGAAAATCCTAAACCGGAAAAGCCTATCTTGGAAAATCCAATCTTGGATAAACCACAAATGGATAAACCAAAACTGGCTGAACCTATCTTGGAAAATCCCCTGCAATTAAATACTAAACAATTAAATACTAAAGAATTAAATACTAAAGAATTAAATACTAAAGAATTAAATACTAATGTATTAAATCCTTATCTAATCAATCAAAAGATACAAGGATACGAAATGATAGGATTTGATAGTTATGATGAATTAAAATCAGTTGTTTATGAGAATATTGAATATGAGCATTTTAGAAAATATGGCAAAATATCAGAAGTCGAAAGAATAAAGGAAATAGCTGATATTATTATTGAAACTTTGTGTTCTACAAAACCAACGATTAATGTAGCAGGTGAAGATTATCCGTCACAACTTGTAAAGGATAAAATGTTAAAGATAAGTTCTTCTCATATTGAATATGTTTTTGAATGTATGAAAGCTAATCCAAGTGAGATAAGAAACATTAAGAGATACCTGCTTGCAACACTATTTAATGCTCCCTCAACTATGGACAATTATTATACAGCAAAAGTAAATCACGATTTCAATTACTAA
- a CDS encoding PDDEXK nuclease domain-containing protein, whose protein sequence is MFDGRHFYIDLLFYNYLLKCFVIIDLKKWNNWCDTLHELLELQRL, encoded by the coding sequence ATATTTGATGGTAGACATTTTTATATAGACTTACTCTTTTATAATTACTTATTGAAATGTTTTGTTATTATTGATTTAAAAAAGTGGAATAATTGGTGTGATACATTACACGAATTATTAGAATTGCAAAGATTATAA
- a CDS encoding ParA family protein, translated as MKAKTIAVVNQKGGVGKTTTCANLGIGLAQEGKKVLIVDLDPQASLSISLGQSQPDTLDTTIASIMNKVISDIPLEPNEGILAHDEGIDFLPSNIELSAVEVSLVNTMSRESVLKQYLDTVKNDYNFILIDCSPSLGMLTVNALASADSVIIPVQSQYLPAKGLEQLLLTVAKVRKQLNPKLMIDGILMTMVDNRTNFAKDICTLLRETYGGKIKVFNTEIPQSVRAAETSTTGKSIFSHDPKGKVADSYKNLTKEVIKIEKLRQKHKSEIGR; from the coding sequence TTGAAAGCAAAGACTATCGCCGTCGTCAACCAAAAAGGTGGTGTCGGCAAAACAACTACTTGTGCTAATTTAGGAATTGGTCTTGCACAAGAAGGTAAAAAGGTTCTTATCGTGGATTTAGATCCACAAGCATCATTAAGCATCAGCTTAGGGCAATCTCAACCGGATACACTCGATACGACTATTGCCAGTATCATGAACAAAGTAATTTCAGATATTCCACTTGAACCAAACGAGGGTATTTTAGCACATGATGAGGGTATTGATTTTTTACCTTCAAACATTGAGTTATCAGCTGTGGAGGTATCGCTAGTTAATACCATGAGTCGAGAAAGTGTTTTGAAACAGTATCTTGATACTGTTAAAAATGATTACAATTTCATTCTTATTGACTGTTCTCCCTCACTTGGTATGTTGACTGTTAATGCTCTTGCTAGTGCAGATAGTGTAATTATCCCAGTCCAATCTCAATACTTGCCGGCAAAGGGTTTAGAACAGCTATTGCTGACAGTAGCTAAAGTGAGAAAACAACTTAATCCTAAGTTAATGATTGATGGCATTTTAATGACAATGGTAGATAATCGCACAAACTTCGCAAAGGATATATGCACCTTGTTAAGAGAAACTTATGGTGGAAAAATCAAAGTATTTAATACTGAAATTCCACAATCTGTAAGAGCTGCTGAAACATCAACAACTGGTAAAAGTATCTTTAGCCACGATCCAAAAGGAAAGGTAGCCGACAGCTACAAAAATTTGACAAAGGAGGTGATTAAAATTGAAAAGCTCCGTCAAAAACATAAATCTGAAATCGGTAGATGA
- a CDS encoding type II toxin-antitoxin system prevent-host-death family antitoxin has product MMINTENIVAMTEANQNFSKVVRIVDEKGMAVIMKNNKPKYILVDFEEYDDIQLLREVRTKKISEATDQLIDENLEAFLELAK; this is encoded by the coding sequence ATGATGATTAATACTGAAAATATAGTTGCAATGACAGAAGCAAATCAAAACTTTTCAAAAGTAGTTAGAATAGTTGATGAAAAAGGAATGGCAGTAATTATGAAAAATAACAAACCAAAATATATTCTTGTTGATTTTGAAGAATACGATGATATTCAGTTACTTCGTGAGGTTAGAACTAAGAAAATAAGTGAAGCTACAGATCAATTGATTGATGAAAATCTTGAAGCTTTTTTGGAGCTAGCTAAATGA
- a CDS encoding PcfB family protein: MSIQEDIDHRSIALTTRAAKVTGHTLYKMIRMYMQHRKNKKMHPNIPQGKQTVKALAKQGQGMTSLDMNDNDVKLFDRLMRKYGVDYAIMTDKKTKPPTHTIFFKGKDADAVTKAFSEFTSEITKKQSKNSVLAQLKQFVELVKNNTIDRVKNKDKEHTR, from the coding sequence ATGTCAATCCAAGAAGATATTGATCATCGAAGTATTGCACTTACCACAAGAGCTGCTAAGGTAACTGGTCATACACTCTATAAAATGATTAGAATGTATATGCAACATCGCAAAAACAAGAAAATGCACCCAAACATTCCACAAGGAAAGCAAACTGTTAAAGCTCTAGCCAAGCAAGGGCAAGGTATGACTTCACTTGATATGAATGATAATGATGTAAAGTTATTTGACCGATTGATGCGAAAATATGGTGTTGATTATGCAATTATGACAGACAAAAAGACAAAGCCACCCACTCATACTATTTTCTTTAAAGGAAAAGATGCTGATGCTGTGACAAAGGCTTTTTCAGAATTTACATCAGAGATTACTAAAAAGCAAAGCAAAAACTCTGTTCTTGCACAACTCAAACAGTTTGTTGAATTGGTGAAGAACAATACGATCGATAGAGTTAAAAACAAAGATAAGGAGCATACACGATGA